Proteins encoded by one window of Cannabis sativa cultivar Pink pepper isolate KNU-18-1 chromosome 4, ASM2916894v1, whole genome shotgun sequence:
- the LOC115723724 gene encoding histone-lysine N-methyltransferase, H3 lysine-9 specific SUVH4, which translates to MAAPRSSSTLGAIPEDSTKSMAGPRSSPRLRTIPEDSTKSMAGPRSSPRLRTIPEDSTKSMARPRSSPRLRTIPEDSTKSMAGPRSSPRLRNISEDSTKSMDSPRSSPRLRTIPEDYTKSMAGPRRSPRLRTIPEDYTKSMAGPRRSPRLRTIPEDSTKSMAGQTSIPRLRNISEDSTKSMASPRSSPRLRNISEDSTKSMASPRSSPRLRHISEDSAKSMASPRSSPRLQTIPEDKRPYYGSHTRKRTPPNADDTTPISKMPKLNKCKSVKAKNSHYDSDHSNQNGVILDDGQSLVQPATSLKDETNDAHFAARVKESLRLFNLLHLQFVQEEETRCKKEQNDGEPQGNVRRRPDLKVISEMFKKRTLKPERTFGHIPGIEVGRQFFSRSEMVVVGLHGHWLRGIDYMGDSNGQDKFKNYIFPLALAIVLSGQYEDDVDESEEVVYTGEGGNDLLGKKRQIKDQELKHGNLALKNNMEQSIPVRVVRGHKCQASYSNKVYTYDGLYKVVQFWAEKGTAGFTVYKYRLKRFSNQPELITNQVHFIGGRDHKAQSVIPGLVCKDISNGQESKPIPVTNVIDDPPSAPEGFTYIKSIQVADNIKVPSNGPGCNCKEKCTNPKTCSCARLNNNDFPYVSQDGGRLVEPMDVVFECGPQCQCGPKCVNRTSMRELKHRLEVYRTPKKGWAVRSWDYILPGSPVCEYVGVIRRSDELDNVSENDYIFEIDGWQTINEMEGRERRLRDVSLPQNHTVRRKGKISECAPEFSIDAGSFGNVARFINHSCEPNLFVQCVLNSHHDLRLARVVLFAADSIPPMQELTYDYGYILDSVVGPNGKIKKSPCYCGEPDCRKRLY; encoded by the exons ATGGCTGCCCCGAGGAGTAGCTCCACACTGGGAGCTATTCCAGAAGATTCTACAAAATCAATGGCTGGTCCGAGGAGTAGCCCGAGACTGCGAACTATACCAGAAGATTCTACAAAATCAATGGCTGGTCCGAGGAGTAGCCCGAGACTGCGAACTATTCCAGAGGATTCTACAAAATCAATGGCTAGGCCGAGGAGTAGCCCGAGACTGCGAACTATACCAGAAGATTCTACAAAATCAATGGCTGGTCCGAGGAGTAGCCCGAGACTGCGAAACATTTCGGAAGATTCTACAAAATCTATGGATAGTCCGAGGAGTAGCCCGAGACTGCGAACTATTCCAGAGGATTATACAAAATCAATGGCTGGTCCGAGGAGGAGCCCGAGACTGCGAACTATTCCAGAGGATTATACAAAATCAATGGCTGGTCCGAGGAGGAGCCCGAGACTGCGAACTATTCCAGAGGATTCTACAAAATCAATGGCTGGCCAGACGAGTATCCCGAGACTGCGAAATATTTCGGAAGATTCTACAAAATCAATGGCTAGTCCGAGGAGTAGCCCGAGACTGCGAAATATTTCGGAAGATTCTACAAAATCAATGGCTAGTCCGAGGAGTAGCCCGAGACTGCGACATATTTCAGAAGATTCTGCAAAATCAATGGCTAGCCCGAGGAGTAGCCCCAGACTGCAAACTATTCCAGAAGATAAAAGGCCGTACTATGGCAGTCACACCAGGAAAAGGACGCCTCCCAATGCAGATGATACTACACCTATCTCCAAAATGCCTAAATTGAACAAATGCAAGTCTGTCAAAGCCAAAAACTCACATTATGATTCTGATCATTCCAATCAAAATGGTGTCATTTTGGATGACGGTCAATCGCTGGTTCAGCCGGCTACTTCTCTGAAAGATGAGACTAATGATGCACACTTTGCTGCAAGAGTCAAAGAGTCGTTGAGACTTTTCAATTTGTTGCACCTCCAATTTGTTCAG GAAGAGGAGACTAGATGCAAGAAGGAACAG AATGACGGGGAACCTCAAGGCAATGTTAGGAGGCGACCTGATTTGAAGGTGATCTCTGAG ATGTTCAAAAAGAGAACTTTGAAACCTGAAAGAACATTTGGTCATATACCAG GTATTGAGGTGGGGCGTCAATTTTTCTCTCGGTCTGAGATGGTTGTTGTTGGACTTCATGGGCACTGGTTAAGGGGAATTGATTATATGGGGGATTCTAATGGCCAG GACAAGTTTAAAAACTATATCTTTCCACTTGCATTAGCAATCGTGCTGTCTGGCCAATACgaagatgatgttgatgaatctgaagaagTTGTATATACAGGTGAAGGTGGAAATGATTTACTTGGTAAGAAGCGCCAAATTAAAGATCAGGAACTAAAGCATGGTAATCTGGCTCTTAAG AATAATATGGAGCAATCCATACCCGTCAGAGTTGTTCGTGGACATAAATGTCAGGCTAGTTACAGTAACAAGGTTTATACATATGATGGTTTGTACAAG GTTGTTCAATTCTGGGCTGAGAAAGGCACTGCTGGCTTTACTGTTTATAAATACAGGTTGAAGCGATTTTCAAATCAACCTGAATTGATCACAAATCAG GTCCATTTTATAGGCGGGAGAGATCATAAAGCTCAGTCTGTAATACCTGG GTTGGTCTGCAAGGACATTAGTAATGGTCAAGAAAGTAAACCTATCCCTGTTACCAATGTAATTGATGATCCACCTTCAGCACCAGAAG GCTTTACATATATTAAATCTATTCAAGTAGCGGATAACATTAAAGTCCCATCAAATGGTCCTGGATGCAATTGCAAAGAGAAATGTACTAATCCAAAGACTTGTTCTTGTGCTCGACTAAATAACAACGACTTTCCTTATGTCAGTCAAGATGGTGGCAG ATTGGTCGAACCTATGGATGTTGTTTTTGAGTGCGGACCACAATGTCAATGTGGACCTAAATGTGTAAATCGAACATCCATGCGGgaattaaagcatcgacttgag gtcTATCGAACTCCAAAAAAAGGTTGGGCTGTTAGGTCATGGGATTATATTCTTCCAGGTTCGCCAGTATGTGAATACGTTGGAGTTATTAGGAGGAGTGatgaattagacaatgtctctGAGAATGACTACATATTTGAAATTGATGGCTGGCAAACCATCAATGAGATGGAGGGGCGAGAG AGGCGATTGCGTGATGTATCTCTCCCACAAAATCACACTGTCAGAAGAAAAGGGAAGATATCAGAATGTGCACCCGAATTTTCCATCGATGCAGGTTCCTTTGGAAATGTTGCTAGATTTATCAATCATAGCTGTGAGCCTAACCTCT